The genomic segment tctcacgacaaaaggcacattcatctttggcgggtctccctttggacttaccccttctaccaggtttgctgctgtgtgaacgacctcttactgttaagacttctgcagttgtatctctgtgatctcttttatctttctttcgagtctcagatctatacaacgcactacagactgcatcaaatgtgattgaatctttcccatgaagcaatgtggtggtaagatgatcatattcatcaggaagagaattcaacaacaataatgccttgtcttcatcttcaaatttctcattcaaatttagcaagtctgctaaaattttattgaatgagttcacatggtcattcatcgacataccgggtgcatacgtgaaccgaaaaagtttctttttcatataaagcctattttcaagacttttcgttagaaacttttcttccaatgtatcccacagcttcttcgctgatgtctccctcatgacggagtacttctgctctttggccaagcataggcggattgtaccacacgcctgtctattgatcttggcccactccttgtcatccatcttgtcaggtttttcttcaagggctatatccagctcttgctgacataagacatccaggatctcacactgccacataccaaaattattggtaccgtcaaatttctctacttcaaattttgcatttgtcacagtagtccttgctgatgacgatgctgctgccatttttctcctcaatcccaactactgtatacgtgaacagtaccgtatacgtgaatagtactgtatacgtgaatagtactgtatacgtgaatagtgccgtaaacggtcgtattccccaagtacgaacctggctttgataccaattgttgcgcggaagcgtgtgaaatagtaaaattattgtactgaaaaatcacactaagttcaattcccaggaaagagaggtggatcacgaggatcgcttacataccagatctttcctagccagaatatccctctatcgtaatttaatagcacaataaatcactacaatgacacttgcaaaatatgcagaacaaaaataaagaacactagaattttaacgaggttcagcaaattttgcctacgtcctcgggcactaccaaatatatttcactccaaaaatacaagtgaaagtttacaaatagggagagagaacaattgccttaagtagagaatggcaagtgtgggatgaagaaagtaagaaatggttaggcctatttatagttgaggttcaaggatcaacttgcaatgttcctatacaattagggaccaaaattgcaattatcccatgccaacttttaacccaacttgccaaccaattttactttctactttcggtgcccaccctttttgacttttcaaacaatggctGGGTTCCAATACACATCGATATGTTGCGACACGAATCTCTTGTTTGAAGTTGCgatataaatttactattttcaaAATCGCAACAACAAAGTCTCAATGCCATGTTCTTGTCATTGATGTTGCGACATGAGACTTTCATGGTCGCAATGccaatttgataaaatttgaaaactttacaTTTTAATCCTCAAATGATTTTCAGGTTATCATAGGAACTTTTGTAAGCTCGTGTAATCCCAAATATGAATATAAAGCATGTTATATTGATGTATTAATTggaataaattgtataaattatggGAATGTATCATAATTGTAGTTGTAATTGTTCCAGCAACAAACGTAACATTTTATAACTTGAATCCGATAATCAAATCGGATATAGTGTTACATCTACTCTACTCATAGAAAATTTCCTAATTAAAAGATTGATTCCTTCAAAATATGATCTCACCTCACTCTATGTATTGTGGTGATGCTTTGGACCTCCCATCTGAATGTCATAATTTTACTGATTGGCTTATTAGATGTTAAATGTGTTAAACTCATGCCATTATAGTACacgaaataatatttaaaaaaataaaaataccacaTTAAAAATTCGATCAAAGTAGACATGCCATTTATgatattatcttttaattaattcaatatagATTAAAATATTTCCCATCCATCGAAGTCTTTTTTTTCTTGAGAAATTCAattggtttaaataaaattaaaagtaaagatTACGGTTAATAGTAagtatttcttttaataaaacaaGCGGGTGATGATTTTAATTAGAGGCACACATacatcaaaatcatacatatttattcaaatACGGTTTAGATTTCtgctttttagattttaaaaatataggttaaactgttaatattattaaaattattttgttaaattcaagtttattataatgttattttttttaattagggttaacaatttaacttgaattttaaaatctaaaatttaataggattaaattcctgaaaataaaagtGCATGGATTAATTTCAAATTTGTAAAGAATATAAGGatctatgacatattttaacctttctcAAATAACCTGACTTTTGGGCTTGGATAAGTAACCATCTTcgagaaatttaaatttaacaaaaataaatcctGATTGGGATAAGCCCATAAATTGTGTGGCCCAAACCCATATTATTTCCCGCCAAACTCAGTCATTGCTTTCCCTCCAAAGTTATGCTTATCATCTCAGTTCTGCCCGCCACTCGATCGCCTCTCTTTCTCTCTCACACACAcagtttttggtttagggttttaacaATGGCGGATGCAAAGGAAATCTCTAAGAAGCGGAAGCGATTATCCTTTCCTGTAACTCGTTCGTTAATTGGAAGCTTCATTCGTAGCAAATCCCAGATTCAAAGCGGAAGCCAATCCCAACACGGTAGAAACCACCATGATCAGCAACCCATTGTCAAGAAACTGAAAAACAGCTTACCGGATGAAGATTCATCGATGGGGTGCGGTTTATCCGCCGTTTCCATCAAAGATCTCCGTTTAAGACGGGTCTTCTCTCCCTCTTCCACCGATGGAGTGATTCCTGACAGTTTCGATGATACTGAGAATCTGGGGAAACCTCAGATTGCTGGGATTCACTTGGTTGTAACTCAAGAACCGTTGGAAAATGGAAGTTTTAAAAAGTTGGATATGTCGAATGAGAATTTTGTGCAGTCGACACCACCAGATGCTGAGATCTTTGGAGCTGAACCAGTGGTTGAAAGAAACGGAGGTGAATTTTCAGATCAGTTCTTAGAGAAGAAGCCATGTGAAAAAGGCTTTCATCAGCAGAGAGATGCCATGAACAATTCAATGAAATCAGTaagattttaatataatttttttttccgtTTAATTTAATGCTTGGTTGATACTTTTTGCTATTggttttgtttctatttttggaATTCCTCCTTAAattgtatgtttttttttataccCATATGAAAAATACACAATAATTATTGTTGAGTAGAGCTTTTAAATTGAGTTATCAAGCGAGTCGAGTTCAAGTATTTTAATTGATCGAATTTGAGTAGTTCAGTTTTTATTGTTATGGATATTGAATCAAGTTTCGAGTTGAGCTTGAGCTTCATCTAGTTTTAACTTGATTCAGCTTGATTATTAGTGCCTATACATATATTGCTAATTTTGTTTAGTAATGCTGGTTGCTCGTGTATTGTGGACTAGGTTCTTAAACCTTGTTCTCGTGCGAGGCTTTTCAGAACTCCAGGCTCATTCAGCTACAGAAGATTGCTTCCTTACTTGATGGATATCGAAAAAGATCATTCTGGTAAATTCTCTGCAGTTTTCTCTTTGCTTTTTCTCTCTTTCCAAACAATCAAATGTATTGTCGAAACTAAGACAAACATTCTTGTATGTGATCTTTACAGGTTCCCAAACAATGGGTCACCCTCAAAAACCCGAGAAGGGTTTCGAAGACGAACATCTCTTGGCTTCAAATGGTCAAAAATCATTGCCAGATAAGACAACTAGCTGCTCCTTGGTGGTTCACGATACTGATTCTGGTGAGCCGTTAATTGCGGCATCAGTTGAGTCCTTTACCTCAAGGGACGATGAGGCTTCCTCGATGCCAGTGGTTAATGGAGAAATTGAGAAACTTGAGTTGCAAGATTCTTTTGAAGGCCAGAATCTGAATTGTTTGAAAAATTGTTCATCTTCAACTATAGAGGATTCTCATTTCAATGAGGAAAATTTAGTTGGTGTGGTTTCTAGTAATAAAACATCGACAGATAAAATCGAGGTTGCAAAGATTAGTGTTGAACATCCTTGCAATGCTCAAAGTCTTGAAGTTTTGGACCAGAATTTGTCTACACTTAATAATACATGTGAATCTTGTGATTATGAAGTTACAGAAAGTTCTGAAGATGACACAAAGAGGTCTGAGATTCAAGGGATGCCGAAAGCCACCATTTGTAATTCCTTTGAATGTCAGCACCTGAATTCTGTGGATCCTGCATTATCTGAAACGGGAGGAAACGGAAAATGCAGTTTACAGCAGAGAGTTGACATTGATGGTGAAGTTGTGGAATGTGTTGAAGACTTAAGTGGAGAATGTATGTTGATGACACCGCCTGATGTCAATATGTCCTCCAAGCACGAGACTGATGGTAGCAGAGGCAACACAGTGGATAATGTTTCACAAGGTGTAGGTCAAGTTACTGAGAAGTCGACAAATGAAGCGCTTCACAGAAATAACGGTCATGGCCATGCTAAAAGCCCAGACTCAAGTCCTAAAAACAAGATGGTAAGCTTCTATCTACCTGCCAGTGTTTCCGGTTATGGTAGTTATTTGCAGTGTCTAATTTCCTGACTCTATAGGTGcattttatactaattaaagATGAATGTTTAAAGACATTTCATGCTAATGTCACTGTGGCTGTGATGTTTAATAGGCTCCAAACGCACACTTGCATCTGAAGTTATCTAAAATTCCGGGTTCATTCAGTTATAGTCGGTTGCTTCCGTATTTGATCGATATAACAAGTCAAAACTCCAGTGAGTCCTAATTCAACCATTCACATAATACTGTTGTTTTACATTTAGATCAGAGCGTAAGTATTTTTAAcctttttctttgattctttACTAGGTGCTTCTGGAAATAATCAGTCACTGAAAGTTGAGAAGAGTTCCAAAGAAAAGCCACTTTCACTGTTCATTACTCCTGCCAAAGACACATCAATGGTTACTTCCAATGACAAAAGGTGTCCTGTAGAGCGTCATAAGGGTGATGATATTAAGCTAGATGTGGTTGCAGCATCAGTTACGAGTACTTCTGACCATAAACCAACAGAGTCTCCTACTAAACAAGTAGCTGAATCCCCGATGATAATGAATCTACAAGAACCAGGACCACCTGTAAAACCTTCTGCATTGGATACAAGTCAGAAGTTAGAAACTAGGCTTAAAGATGTGGTTGAGTCGCCAGCCATGTCATCAAGCTCTCCAAGAGAAGAAGGTGCTAAATTGGTGGCTAATCAGTTACCTCTTGAAACGGATGTGAACTGCATAAAGTCTACCGAGAAATGCGCAAACCATGAAAAGCAAATAGAAGCTAGCTTTGTTGAAGCCTCTATGCCTCCTAGAATTCCTTCTGCTAGTCTTCAAAAGGGGATCCTTAAAAGAAACCCACGTGGATGCAGAGGTATTTGTACTTGTCTGAACTGTTCTTCATTTCGGCTTCATGCAGAGAGGTCATTTGAATTCTCAAGAAATCAGATGCAAGATGCTGAAGAAGTGGGtttagatttgattaaagagTTATCTTACCTACGGAATATGTTGGAAAAATCTGCTTTCGTTGCCAAAGATCAGACCAACATTTGCATCGATCAGGTGAATATGACATGAACACTTATTCTTATACTTAGCTTTCAAATATAGTGAGGTAACTGGAaatcttaatcaaaataatttgcaAGTATCATAAAAAACCAAAATGCCTGAATGTGTTAGATGCTTTGCTTCTTTACCATATTAGATCACACACTAATAGCGCAGATGTCAAGTCCTTCTCTAAGACATGAAGTTTAACGTTCTTACaaagtttattttcatttcattattatCCATGTACCTGTCATAGATTGTTCTCACTACAGAAGTTCGTGCTAAAACTCTAATATGCTCGATTCAGGTCAAGGAAGCTTGGAAGAAAGCCTCTGATGCTGAAGAACTTGCCAAAACCCGACTCAGTGAAATGAACTATCATCTAAACATTCACTGCAGAATCCCAGTTAGTACTTTACACTTTTCACTCCATAAAAGAACATCTCTGAATCATTTATCTGCCATTGGCCCTCCCTCCCCCACTAATCTCCTGCTAAATTACTACATATTAATATCATCTTATTGTTTCTTGCATGCCAAGCAATCTTACTTCCATCTTGTTCATGTAGTGTGAGCAGCGACCAAGCGTGAGATTTGCCGATTATGTTGAAGAACACGTCATCCATCCAATAGCAGACTCATCGAACAAATAGTTTCAACATAAGAGTTGTTCTTTCTTTGTAATTGTTACTTTATTAGTTAGCTTTGATGATGATATCCCCGTTTCATTTCCAAAATAGCGTCTGCTTATATTGATAGTGGTCACACGGACAGCATATTTGTACGCCATTTTTCCATGTAAGAGAAACAAAAAAGTACGTGAAGAAAAAGGTGATTTTTGAGTCACCATTCGATCAATTTCATTAGGTTGAATCTgttatgtaataaaaataaatattaaatatgtgaTTTTAATATCATATAAGAGTATTAAACatagtaattattttataaaaataagtatTTGACTTAAATGGTATTTATATTATTAAGTACATGTACAATTAGTTCAATTGGTGAAGTTATGGTAAAATTGAggcaattaattaatttgaaatttttatcttttcaaaatatttaaaattatccgTTGaagtaaattgaaaaaaagagagtaaatgaTCAAATTTCTataaaagttttgaaaatcacaaaattaaggtttttaaaatatttatttttcttaaaatgtttatcttaaattatgttacataagatttatcgtgtcatttaacaattaaattaagaattttaataatggaaggacctaattgatataaccttaataatttggagatgtaattagaatgatttgaagtttaaggactaatttaaaattaaagttataGTTTAGGAATGTTTGGTGCAATTAACTCTTTTCTAAAATGAAAGTAAAGAGGCTAATCTCCAAAAAGTACAAAGAGTACATAtgctaaaaaaatttatatgttttaattgttaatattgttaaatttacTGGTATcatcttttgaaaataaaaataaaaatattcatttaataaccatataacaaaaaaaaaaagacattgtAATAGACTTGAGTTTAATGGAAGAAATTTAGCGGTATTAACAATTAGACTGCATTTTTCATTGTTATAATATTGGGGAACAAAATTTAAACTACTAACTATAAGTAGATAACAAAGtttaaattcatattatttaaatactatATAAGAGTTTTAATCACTATTTCGGTGCAGGAGAACGTAGATTTCAGTGCGCTGAAacgtattatctttttatttatgggttggggagggatTATAAGTAGTTCTAAATATTATGTcaaaaaagaacatatataatcagaacttataataaaattattcaaaaaaaaacataaaatacacaaaaACTAGTAGCATATTTTAACTTCATAAAATATAGCAGATGGATCCATCAAAAGTCAATGATAGATAAAAAGGAAGATGAAGTACTGAGATGAAATTAAGTAATaagtataaaaaattaagaaacaaaataCTAATTTAATATGCTGGTTGCAGATAAAACCATATATAAACTCTGGGCAATGTGGTGtctaatatcattttattttttatttaatatgataTAATATTGGATTTTAACTCCCATGTCAACAGAAAATTTTAACTACCGCTTCAAattaatataactattaaatataaaaataaatttaatagttttctattataatcttaaaataaataaataaaatttatttttattttacttttaatattcCCCCAAACTTTAAATGTTTATAATCATCCTTTTTTATTCGGTTCTTCAATAAATTTTATCATTCCATTTAAAtcgatttttatgtttataatgattttttatttcacattttgtcGTTATTAAAGACTAATCTTttaagatgatgatttttgcagtccattttttaatttattttttattaaaatcatttcaaaaaaattaattttgttgataTATCTCTCATTTGGTTTGTATGttaacatttaattcatttttaaaatttaaaactcttttatatatttttaatgattttaaaatttattttctatatttttttgaaattttaaattaattaaatactaagATATCATCCAAATTGCTATATATCGTATATGTCACgttaacaaagtaaaaaaatcatca from the Gossypium hirsutum isolate 1008001.06 chromosome D09, Gossypium_hirsutum_v2.1, whole genome shotgun sequence genome contains:
- the LOC107890508 gene encoding uncharacterized protein is translated as MLIISVLPATRSPLFLSHTHSFWFRVLTMADAKEISKKRKRLSFPVTRSLIGSFIRSKSQIQSGSQSQHGRNHHDQQPIVKKLKNSLPDEDSSMGCGLSAVSIKDLRLRRVFSPSSTDGVIPDSFDDTENLGKPQIAGIHLVVTQEPLENGSFKKLDMSNENFVQSTPPDAEIFGAEPVVERNGGEFSDQFLEKKPCEKGFHQQRDAMNNSMKSVLKPCSRARLFRTPGSFSYRRLLPYLMDIEKDHSGSQTMGHPQKPEKGFEDEHLLASNGQKSLPDKTTSCSLVVHDTDSGEPLIAASVESFTSRDDEASSMPVVNGEIEKLELQDSFEGQNLNCLKNCSSSTIEDSHFNEENLVGVVSSNKTSTDKIEVAKISVEHPCNAQSLEVLDQNLSTLNNTCESCDYEVTESSEDDTKRSEIQGMPKATICNSFECQHLNSVDPALSETGGNGKCSLQQRVDIDGEVVECVEDLSGECMLMTPPDVNMSSKHETDGSRGNTVDNVSQGVGQVTEKSTNEALHRNNGHGHAKSPDSSPKNKMAPNAHLHLKLSKIPGSFSYSRLLPYLIDITSQNSSASGNNQSLKVEKSSKEKPLSLFITPAKDTSMVTSNDKRCPVERHKGDDIKLDVVAASVTSTSDHKPTESPTKQVAESPMIMNLQEPGPPVKPSALDTSQKLETRLKDVVESPAMSSSSPREEGAKLVANQLPLETDVNCIKSTEKCANHEKQIEASFVEASMPPRIPSASLQKGILKRNPRGCRGICTCLNCSSFRLHAERSFEFSRNQMQDAEEVGLDLIKELSYLRNMLEKSAFVAKDQTNICIDQVKEAWKKASDAEELAKTRLSEMNYHLNIHCRIPCEQRPSVRFADYVEEHVIHPIADSSNK